A window of Enoplosus armatus isolate fEnoArm2 chromosome 3, fEnoArm2.hap1, whole genome shotgun sequence contains these coding sequences:
- the ippk gene encoding inositol-pentakisphosphate 2-kinase: MELDKMDENDWKYHGEGNKSLVVSHVQLSRVLRLLKYPAEDSENPPQTVEQAFRQIQNIVDFSSNVMSSLLGEMFIHSGEVVKLPLEFVRQLSIKVQHQRPAWRCDKVMDIYSGCALCLPNLTSPTLHQPTHTPPLCIEIKPKCGFLPSSKHVSKDIKTKVCRFCMHQHYKVANGKWKRRSLYCPLDLFSGNRQRMHFAIRHLIEEPQNNFKIFKGGQCIYSSKEGSDDSLDLNSLLHHLRPYFMYGNNRINSHMTSKAVLNDFIQVLVNALLSGGGGDGGMVTDRRGEGWSFCEASLFNKERIRHGSQGLPSDSVLFRILQTQMLDTLDIEGLYPLYRQVEQHLQDFPKERTRLQIDGPYNEAFLEKLQKCPTEDDGSVEYAVAKVHQYRVAMTAKDCSIMVALVPSSEEEEDDEGQRRLRDFLSSRPPAFSYSVSILDLDPKPFDSIPRQLRLDQKIVSCYLRTGGALPKGSLPSLPGIFTAAEREDCTLLFHPV, translated from the exons ATGGAACTGGACAAAATGGACGAGAACGACTGGAAGTATCACGGAGAGGGAAACAAGAGCCTGGTGGTCTCACACGTACAG CTTTCCAGAGTTCTCCGCCTGCTCAAGTATCCAGCAGAGGACTCTGAAAACCCACCACAG ACAGTGGAGCAGGCCTTCAGGCAGATCCAGAACATCGTTGACTTCAGCTCCAACGTGATGAGCAGCCTGCTGGGAGAGATGTTCATCCACAGCGGG GAAGTGGTCAAACTGCCGCTAGAGTTTGTGcgacagctgtcaatcaaagttCAACATCAACGACCAG ccTGGCGTTGTGATAAGGTGATGGACATCTACAGTGGCtgtgctctctgtctgcccaACCTGACGTCTCCAACTCTCCACCAgccaacacacactcctccactcTGCATCGAGatcaag CCTAAATGTGGCTTCCTGCCGTCCTCCAAACATGTCAGCAAAGACATCAAGACCAAAGTGTGCCGCTTCTGCATGCACCAACACTACAAG gTGGCCAATGGGAAGTGGAAGAGACGCAGTCTGTACTGTCCTCTAGACCTGTTCTCAGG GAACAGACAGAGAATGCACTTTGCCATCAGACACCTGATAGAAGAACCTCAGAACAACTTCAAAATCTTCAAG ggtGGTCAGTGCATCTACAGCAGTAAGGAGGGCAGTGACGACTCGTTGGACCTGAACTCTCTGCTGCATCATCTCAGACCGTACTTCATGTACGGAAACAACCGAATCAATAGTCACATGACCAGCAAAGCTGTTCTGAACGACTTCATCCAG gtcCTGGTGAACGCCCTGCtgagtggtggaggaggagatggagggatggtgACGGACAGACGAGGAGAAGGGTGGAGCTTCTGTGAAGCGAGTTTGTTCAACAAGGAGAGGATTCGCCATG gctcTCAGGGTTTACCCAGCGACAGTGTTTTGTTCAGGATTCTTCAGACTCAGATGTTGGACACGCTGGACATTGAAGGACTTTACCCTCTGTACCGCCAAGTGGAGCAGCACCTGCAGGACTTCCCCAAGGAGAG aACTCGTCTTCAGATAGACGGACCGTACAATGAGGCCTTCctggagaagctgcagaaaTGTCCGACTGAGGATGACGGCTCTGTGGAGTACGCTGTCGCCAAG GTCCATCAGTACCGCGTTGCCATGACAGCCAAGGACTGCTCCATCATGGTCGCCCTGGTGCCcagcagtgaggaagaggaggatgatgaagg TCAAAGGCGGCTCAGggacttcctctcctccagaccTCCAGCTTTTTCTTACTCGGTCTCCATCCTGGATCTAGACCCGAAGCCGTTCGACAGCATCCCCCGCCAGCTCCGCCTGGACCAGAAGATCGTCTCCTGCTACCTGAGGACTGGCGGCGCCTTGCCAAAGGGCTCTCTGCCGTCTCTCCCCGGCATCttcacagctgcagagagggaggactGCACACTGCTCTTCCACCCCGTGTAA